The genomic segment TATGCTGATCCAATCTTCATGACTTTCTGTTTTCCAATAAATTACACGATTCATTTTCCAGCCACAGATTACATAAATTGTACACCTCTAGGGCTCTCTTTTTCAAATAGGGAGCCCTTTTCCCCAAAAGCCTATTGCGAGATGTCATTTGCACCAAAAAACGAGCAGCAGAGGCTCTTGAATGAAAATCGAAACATAATCAACGTTTATACTTAGAAAATTTATTGAGATCATTTTCTCTGgtatttccttattttaaagTTTGGACGCGCCATATATCATAATCCACACGTGTAAAGGGGACTGTGTTTAATATTTATCGAAGCTTGATTCCAAGATCAAACTTGTTTATGACTTCATCTGTCATTTCAGAGGGAACCTTCTCCCGATATTACGGCCGCTCAACAAGCCTATTTTCCGAGTGCTGCAAAAGCAGCGGAGATCAATTTTTATTAGGCTCCCTTTGAAAGCTTGCTCAGGGCCACTTTAATATCGAGCATTGTAATAATCTGGAGATCTAAACTTTAAGCGTTCGCTCTGTCTTTCAAAGTTTATCTTTGCCTCGCCGTTTGATCATCGCTGCCCCGACGGGACGGAGCTGCGGGTCACCCCCTCGCCAAACCCTTCCCGCGGCCCGCAGCCCCTGGCCTGATGAATATTTGATCAGATGCTAATGAGAGCGCGGCTGGGCCGCTCCGAGCCGCCGTTCCTCCCTTCCCGACCGCGGCATCCCGCAGAACCCGCTTGGCTTCCCTCCCTCCCGAGCGGAGCGGCCGCTTCACAAGTTTGGCTTAAATACTCATTTTCGGGGGAATTTTTACTCATTTTAGGGAAACTCTGGAGGTTTCCGAGCTGCCCGCAGCGCTTCTCCGTCCCGGCCAGCCCAGCATCCAAACTCCGGAGCGTCCCCTcggcccggccgccgccacTCGTGCGGCTCCCatgggcaggaagggagggcagtgccagggccgCGCTGTGCCAGGGCCGCGCTGTGCCAGGGCCGCGCTGTGCTGGCGGCATTCGAAGGGACGGAGCTGCCGATGGAGCTGGAGGCAGCGGTGCCACCGCAGTGTCACGTCGGGGGATGTCCCCTGTGTCGCCTTCCCTCGCTGCTCCGGGCCCGTCCCCGCTCAGGATGCGAGGGCTGGCAGCGCTCGGGGGCTCTCCCAGCCCGGGCAGGTGCCCCGGACGGCTTTTGGCCCCGGGAGGGGTGTGGGGTCTGGGTGCGGGGCCAGCCGGGGCGGCAGAGCGGGATGAAGGACGATTTCTTAAATTGTATTTCAGTGCGGGGTCTTTCCGGGTTAATGAGCTGACATCATGATTAAAGCTGACCATTTGTAATGTGTCGCGACCCTGTTGAAAAGCACTGAAAAGGTTAATGTGGTAAAACAGGACAGCACCTGCCCctcagagggagaggaggagcaggaacacTTTTCCTAATCAATTAGTCCATTAATGAGTCTATCAAGTAGTTAAGTAGTTAAAGATTATGCCGCTGGTCTGGGTAACAGTCGTCATCTCGCTATACCTAATTATATTATAAGTACTTTATTCAATATACCGGACATAATATGGTGACTCGGAGTTaatgaaaatgtcattttaaaacGTCTTGACATTTGTCTCTATTGATTTGTATATTTCCATCTCATTCTTTGCTTTCCtctatttgatttttctttttctttttttttttctttttttttttttaatttttggaagGGGGGAGGGATTATTTCTGTAGAGAGGGAATCAACAACTGGAGCTCGCAGAGACCCCCGCCCCACCCTGCTCGGGCAACCCGGGGTTAAAAAGCCGGTGCCACGGCCCTGCCAAGGCCAAGGCCATTGCACCTGGACACGGATGCGACCAAACCCAGCAGGATTTCCGAGCTGCAGCAGCGCTGCCCACTCGCTCCCCTCTGCGGGAGCCTCCCCGGCCGGGGATGGCGGCGGGCTCGGGGGCAGCCCGACCCACGGACACGGGTGTCCGCAGGGAGGAGGGCCAGGGAGGGAGCGCATCCCTCCGGAGTGGCGGCAGCGGGAAATGGAGGCGGAGAGGGCGGCAGGGTCTGCCCGGGGCAGGGGTCGTGGGGCAATGCGGGGACCAGGCTGGTGCTTTCCCCACCGGCCCCGTTACCGGGGCTCCTTCCTGAGCGATGGGAGGGAGGGCCCAGCTCCCGGTGCCAGGCAGCCGTCGGGGCTCGGTCTCCACCCGGTACCTCCGGGGAAAGCGGCACGGCGGCCTGGGAGCCTCTGGGGCTCCGTCTGCGCCAAGGAAGGTGCTGGGTCCCGGCGGGGTCCTTGCCCTCGGGCCCGCGTTCCCTTTGGGACAGGTGGGACACAGCAGCCGCCACCTGCGGGTGTCCCCTccgagggcaggagctgcagtggctgTGATTTATTCCCAGCCCGAGGGGAAGAGCCCCTGAGTGCTGGCAAAGTTTATTTGGAAATGCAGCGGCACGtaccctccctccctgctccccacggCTTCCAGGCCCGGGGATCCAAACGCGGGAGGCATTTGCTGGGACATTTGTCAccggctgcagcacagcagcgcAAATCCCGGATTCTGGAAGGTTTCCCATCGCTGCCAAGCAGGCAACATACACCGTGACAGGTTTTTTCCCTCGTTTAATGAGGAGCACGGTAAAGATGCCCGGATATGCACAAGGTGTTCATCCCGACACCCCCCGGGCGCCATGAGCCATTCAGCCCACGTCGCTGCCGCCCACTCGAGGcggagggcaggagggatggcGGGCGGCCAGCATCCCTCCTCCGGGGCCGCGGGGTCAGCCTAGCCCCCGGGGACAGCGGCGAGTGCCCGCCGGGGGTTCCCCCCTTCAGCTGCCGTGCACCCCCCCGTGCCTCCCCATTCCCGGAGCCCGCGGCTTTCCAAACTTTCCGTGTCCGCCGCCGCCGTGATTGGCGCGGCGGAGGCCACCTCCATGCAAATGAAGCCCCGCCGCCCGGCGCCCGCAGATCAATAGGGACGCGGGGGAAGGAGCATGCATTCCGCCCGCCTCGGCGCGGGGAGAGCCGGCCGCCGCACGCCCCCAGCGCCCCCCGAAACTGCCCCCACCGCCGGCTCCCCGCAGGCTGCCGGGGCACCCCCCGCCCGCGCAGCCCCTCTAAAGCGACGGCTTGCCTCCTCTGCTTTCTTATGAACCCAGGATGAGCAGCAAAGAAGAGCCGAGCAAGTGCTGTCCGGCGGCTGCTCCCATCTCCAGTTTCACCATCCAGTCCATCCTGGGCAGCGGCAGCGCCGAGCCCCCCCGGGAAGCCGCGGACAGAGCGCCCGCCTGGCCCGCCCGCGCCCggaccctgtccctgtcctcgGAGGACGAGGAGCCGGAGGAGAGCTGGAAGCACCGCGGCTGCTTCTGCCCCGAGGCTCAGGGCCCCGCCGAGGCGTGCCGCAAGCACCAGCCCCCCCTCAGCTTCACCTGTCTCGGTGAGTAGCGCACGGATGGGACGGGGCGGACGGGAAGGGCCGCGGGTCCGGCCCCCGGCGGGAAGAGGGAGGCGGGAGCACGCCGCACCGTCTCGGGGCACGGAGTGTTTGCGCCGTCCGGGGGGGAAGCGGGGAGGAAGGGATTCCAGGAAAAAttgggtgtttttttaaaaaaaatcttttccatctCATCCGGCGTTGATTTCCCCGAGGGATGCGGCGCGATGGATAACGCTCGTTTTCTTAGATTCTGATTACAGCGCTCGGGCACGGGGAAGAACGgtgcttatttatttatagttTTTAGCATTATTTCTGAATAAACGGTCTGTGAAATGCCATGCTGTAAAGTAAAATTTGCCGGCTCGTGTCGGATAGGAAGATTGGTACTCAGCTCTTTTCACTGTGGCACGCACACCCAcctgtccgtccgtccgtccatccatccatccatccatccatccatccatccatccatccatggcaCAGGGATACCCAGAAGGGGATCGCTTCCCCCGGTGCCGATTGTGTGTTCTCCCGGGGGCAGAGGCGGCGGGTGCCTGCCCGGGGTGTCGCCCCGGTGCTTTTTCCCTGCGGGCCGGGGGTCTCGGCCGTCGGGGGTCCCGGTGCCGGCCGCCGTGCGACCCCCGCGCTGTCGCTCTGTTGCAGGCAGCGCCAAGGggagcggagcggcggcggcgggcagcGGGGAGCGGGGGCCCTTCCTCTCGCCCCCCCAGCAGGACTGTAAGGACGAGAAGGAGAAGCCGCTGGGACCCTCCTCGCCGTCCTGCGGGGAGCGGCAGCGCGAAGGCGGGGACCGGCAGGCCGGCGCCGCCAAGAAGAAGACGCGCACGGTGTTCAGCCGCTCGCAGGTCTATCAGCTGGAGTCCACCTTCGACATGAAGCGCTACCTGAGCAGCTCGGAGCGGGCCTGCCTGGcctccagcctgcagctcacCGAGACCCAGGTGAAGACGTGGTTCCAGAACCGCAGGAACAAGTGGAAACGGCAGCTCTCGGCCGAGCTGGAGGCGGCCAACATGGCCCACGCCTCGGCGCAGACTCTGGTGGGGATGCCGCTGGTGTTCAGAGACAATTCCCTCCTGCGAGTGCCGGTGCCCCGGTCCATCGCCTTCCCCGCTCCTCTCTACTACCCCGGCAGCAACCTCTCGGCCTTACCGCTCTACAACCTCTACAACAAGATCGACTACTgagccccgcgccccccgccccgtcGGGACCCgcaccgggagcggggccggggctccgtGCGGGGCTCTCGGGCCGCCCCCATGGAGGGGACGCAGCCCCGAAACTGATGGGAGGGACGGGCAAACGGAGAGCCCGGGGCGCCGGGGGCACCCCCGCTCTCCCCTCCTGCCATCCTGTcgcttgaaaagaaaaaaaaaattaattaaaaaaaagcgTTATTTCagatctgtaaatatttttaaagaaagtaagaaagaaagaaaaaaaattaaagcgTTTTAAGCCTCGTTTGTAAATTTGCCACCTCGGTCGCGTGTTCCCGAGGGGGACCAGGGGTGTCCTGAAGCCGGGCCGGGAATGGCCCGGGAGATGCACGGGAGAGCCAAAACGACTCGTAACGCCGAGGGTTTGTTTGACGGAATTTTTGCTCCTTATCTCGTTTCGTTTTGCTCCTTATCTCGTTTCCTGCAGGGAATCCCAGCCGGGCCCGACCGTCCGCCCGCACCGGGGGCTCGCTGCTCTTCTCCCGGCTGGGAGATGAGGGGCAATCCCCGAAAAGTTTCGTTAAACggggacttttttttccctgttttttgaGTGTTTCAGTGGAAGCCGCGGTGATGGGCTCGGTGCTACCGGGGCTGGTCCCTGCTCTACGCGGGCCGGGCTCGCACTGGGCATCCTCGACGGCTCCGCACGGGACACGGCCTCGGTGGGTCAGCCCAGACCCGTAAATCCCGCGGATAGGGGCGATTAAACTGCGGCCACCGGCTCCGTGCCCAGCGCCGGGGCTGTAACAGCGACAGCAACGAGGACAGCGAAAAACAAACGCCCGAAAACCAGAGAAATTAAATATCCGAAGGGAAAAATAAGGCGTTTTTCCGTGCGGGGAAGGAGAACGCTCTCCCCGCGCTCCACAGCCGGTGTTTGAGCCGCAGCCCCGGGGTAGCGGCAGCTGGGCCGGGGAACACAGCCCCGCTCTGTCGCTCCGCCTTTCGGACTCTATTTTTAGGGGTAATAACTCGTATTTCGGGTTTTATCCCTTCGCAtcgctgcagcccagcagcagcctctcttTCCGAGCTGTTTCCCCGGGGGTATCTCCCGGGCCCCTCCGTTATCAGCCGGGCCGGGACGGGGAGAAGGCAGCGCTCCCCTCACGGTGCCACTGCCCCGGCAGCGGCGAACTACAGCTCCCGGCATGCCCCGCGGCGGGCTCGCGGCGCACGTCGGGCACGCAGCGCCACGCGCGTTCGAACCGGCCAATCGCGGGGGGCGGGCGGCAGTGCGCgcgcgcgggcggcggcggtggcggctGAGGTGAggccgggaccgggaccgggaaTTCGGGACCGGGGGTTCGGATTGAGGGTTTAGGGTCGGGGATCCGGGACCCTGGGCACAGCCGAACCCTCCCTCCCGGCCGCGTGTTCGTTCCCGGTGCGGCGCCCTCCGTGCCTGGCTGCCAGGCCTTTCCCTCACTCTCTTCCTTCCCCGCAGCGTTTTCCTCACCCCGGCGCTCCTCACAGGGACCGAGGCCTCGGCGCTGCCCGGACTCTGAAAGCTTTTCCTTGGCGGCCCGTGGAGCAGCGGGAGGAGCTCGTTCAGCATGAAAACGGTACTTTTGAGTTTCGTGTTTTGTGAATAAAAGCGCGGGAGGGGATTCCCGAGGCTCTCAGCGGAGCGTTCTGCTTTGTTCCGTCTCCTCCGTCCACCTGGGTGACACCTGTGCCAAGAGGAGCTATAAAAGCACAGGTTTCTTGTTTGCTCactataaattttttttcccattttttttgcCAACCTGAACCCCGTGGTTAACTCAGAATCGCCATTTTAGCAGCATGTGCTTTCTCTGtaatatttaaaagttttttttcctcaacatTTCACCAGGACTTTATTGTTTGACATGGGCACAGCGCTGTGGTTTGGAATCCTGGTTGTGTTTTTATGAAAGtgtgggtctttttttttttttttttttaccatgtgTAAGAGGCAGGATATGCTTAAATTCTGATATTATGAACATTGTTAAAAATATCTTTGGGACATCCTTCCAGGTTTCATGTGTGAGTAGCTTTGCCTCCTGGAGTTGCTTTTGGGCTGGTTAGTAATTTGTACCAGGCCTCAAATAATACAGTAACTTGTACCTCAAATCTCATGTTTTGTTATTTGAGCTTTCTGGCACAGTAATAAGCTTGTCCAACTTAATTGCCTCAGTTGTTCTGAATTCCTTTAGGTTTTGTGTCTCTGGACCTGCATCTGAAACACCCTCAGCAGGTGCTGCTGAATTCCAAGTAACATTCCCATGGAAAGATGTGTGGCACAACCTCAAGCCTCTCTTTCCCCAAGTGTTCCCAAAGCAGGGCTGAAAAAGGGGCTGAGAAAGAAGCTTCTCTATTAttaaaagggttttttcccctcaactTCATGCTTTAATAGCAGAAATAGCACTTTATGTTGACACAGTggttgttttttgtgttttttgaaGGGTGTCTTAGCAAAGCTCCCACTCAGGAAATCTCTCCAGTGCAGGAATGTTTGTTCCTCACTTTATTACACAACCTGATGTTGTTTAGCTGCTGACAAGAACTGACCTGGAACCACTGTGCCCTAAATTTGTACCTTGCCCTATCTGCTTCTTATCTCCCGATTTATTCTCAGAGATGATTTATTCCTGATTTATTCTCTTACCTTGGCAGTTGTGCATACAAATTCTGTAACAGAGTTACAGAAAATCTGAGCTAGTTCACTGCTCTGCCCCTTTAGCAGAAGGTAAATGTGCTGTGGAGGCCTTGAGAAACCTTGAGAAGAGGCTGTGGTTGTTTTGGTGGTTGTTTTGTGGATGTGTTACCAGCACTTTCttcttccagagtgtttgtaaggccTGAGCTCTTTTCCTGGTGAAATTTGCAGTTCATAACTTCTGCTGTCCTTGGAAGTTTTCAACAAACTGGTCCTGGATTGGGAGTGCTGCATTTACCTTTTGATTGAATTGTTGATGTTTTTTCCTGGTCACATCCCTGTTCTGTGGTCACTCCACATTTCAGAACttcacaaaacaaaactttcctTTCTTTACCTGCTCTTTGGATTCtaagagagggggaaaaacaaTCTTAAAGCTTTTGGTTGCACATATTTCACAGCATCTTGGAAGCCTAAAGGTCTGAAAGTTGCACAGTGCCCAGAGCTACATAAAAGATGATCCAGTTGAAATTCTTGGGAGTGTGTCACAGTCACACCAATCCAGGAGCAAACCAACACTTTTTGGAGTTTTCAAATCCCAATTCCTTTCTCctaatacatatttttaaaagtgactTCTTGATGTTCACAGTAACTTATAAATGCTTCAAAAATCACAGCCACACACTCAGCAGAGTGAGGGAAATACTTTTGTAAGTAACAATAGCTCAGCTTATAGGTTATAATAATGATCAtaatatttttgtgttgtttatACATGTTGCATTTGATATTTAAATGCTCTCTGTAGAGAAAAGCACTTACTGAGGTTTTGGACAGGGATTGGCATCTTGAATTTTAGAGTTTGGAGACATTTGGGTGTTCTGAACCTGTTCTGTGTAAAATCCAGTGAAGTTTAAGCTGCCTTTCAGAGGGCTCGGTCTTGTTCCCTTGCTAGGCCTGTGTTCTTGCAGTCACTAAATTTGCATCTGTGCCTTATTGTCTGCAGATGACAGGATCAAACGAGTTCAAGCTCAACCAAACTCCAGATGATGGGATTTCATCAGTGAAGTTTAGTCCAAACACTTCTCAGTTCCTGCTGGTTTCATCCTGGGACACGACTGTGCGGCTCTATGATGTCCCTGCCAACACCATGAGACTCAAATATCAGCATTCAGGAGCTGTCCTGGACTGTGCTTTTTATGTAAGTGTGGAGGgcttttttaattattattttacaaaatatcagCAATTGTCAGTCCCTGAAATTAAAGAGAGGCCTaccagtgattttttttcactgaatgtTTTGTcatgtggctgctgctgtgctgaggatcaaCACTCAGGTTCTCAAATGGTGTCTCCCTTCTAAATCAGTTTTAGCATTATCCTGCACCTAGATGGGACTTAGGTTGGCAGTCatttaaaatatgaagaaatggaaattatttggtCTAGCCTGAAtctgcctttttaaaatttatttttgttttacttctaaACTAAAGAAATTCATATTGCTCAAAGCACTTAAACATTTTGTAAAGCTTCTGTCTGTTTAAATCTGTTTACATCAGACTTTAACATTTGTGTCTGAATTCCTGTCTTCCCAAAACTCCTGAAAGCAAGTCCTGTGTTATGAGTTCAGGATGCTGGATGCAGAGCAGCCATGGAAACTTAATAAAGtaaattttatgttttatagGACCCTACCCATGCCTGGAGTGGGGGGCTGGATCAGCAACTGAAAATGCACGACTTAAACACGGACCAAGGTGAGCAGATTGAACTCTGAGTGCTGtcagcagctgggctgagcttCAGGTTTATGTACTTACATGCACAGAGCATTCTTCATTCAGGCTCTATAGCTGGGGGACATTGAAGTATCTGCAGAATAACCAGTGACCCTAAAAAGGACCACCTAAAAACCTGGAAGAATTTGGCATTGCCAGAAGGTTTGGTGGCTGCTTGCAGGGTGCATTGAATTGGTTTTCTGATGATaatcctgccctgccacaggctgcaggggctcaGTTAGGGGGAAGTAGCTAAGCTGAACTAAAGCtgaacattttgtttttcagagattTGTAGTTTGGATGTATTTAGAATGATCTTTTATGGCAGAGGATATATGGAGCTTTTGCTTTGTCAGTCATGGCCTTGTGCTACAGATTTTTTCTAAGAAAACATTGCTTGAAATTAACAGTTCCAGTGCCTTGTTGGTGCAGAATATGGAATTGGTTTGTCTCacctttttgtgtgtttttaaagtgttaaagagaaaagcaaatttcagTCAGTCACCAGCACCTGCCAATTGCCAGGGCTTGGCAAATCAGTGTGTGCAGTAATGGTACCAAAAAGCTCAAATAATTCTGCCATAGCTGACTTCCTacaagtattttaatattttcattaaggTTCTTATTGCTTTCTCTTGTTAGTGTGTTTGCTTAAGTTGCTTTCTGTGTTAGTGTGTTTGTCAGTGTGATACCAGTGGGTGCTTTATACCTGTAAAGGTCTCTCAGTGACTGCTTAAAATTCTTTAATCCTAAACTCAAGCTCATAAATTTAAATGTAACAGTGCTGATCTTTGCAAAAGTTATGCTTCTGAAGGCTGAACTATCCTTACAGGGACTTCTGGCATAGAAATGCACCTGTGGAGTGTCAGAAAATGCTTTGTGCTGCAGTGGTGTTCTTTTGCAAAATTTAGTGTTTTCTTACAGAAAACCTTGTTGGTGCCCACGATGCTCCTATCAGGTGTGTGGAGTATTGCCCAGAAGTGAATGTCATGGTGACTGGCAGCTGGGACCAAACTGTCAAACTCTGGGATCCCAGAACTCCCTGCAATGCAGGAACCTTCTCCCAGCCTGAAAAGGTGAGTGGAGCACCCCAGGTGCTAAATAATGGGATAATAATTCATCCTGGGCCTGGAACACCACAAGGACACTGCCTTGGGCTGAAGCTGTGAAGCTGTGAGCTTAATTTGTGAAGttatatttaatgttttttaaacTGGGTGGAAGTGTAGCATTTTACATGATTGGTATTCAGAATGTATTGCTATTTTTGGTGAGCCCTTTGAGTTTTCCTCAGTGTTCCTCCATTCTTGGTGCTTGTGCTGGACCACCTTctttaaatttcaaataaatttgaaGGAAA from the Melospiza georgiana isolate bMelGeo1 chromosome 8, bMelGeo1.pri, whole genome shotgun sequence genome contains:
- the HMX2 gene encoding homeobox protein HMX2, with translation MSSKEEPSKCCPAAAPISSFTIQSILGSGSAEPPREAADRAPAWPARARTLSLSSEDEEPEESWKHRGCFCPEAQGPAEACRKHQPPLSFTCLGSAKGSGAAAAGSGERGPFLSPPQQDCKDEKEKPLGPSSPSCGERQREGGDRQAGAAKKKTRTVFSRSQVYQLESTFDMKRYLSSSERACLASSLQLTETQVKTWFQNRRNKWKRQLSAELEAANMAHASAQTLVGMPLVFRDNSLLRVPVPRSIAFPAPLYYPGSNLSALPLYNLYNKIDY